One window of Biomphalaria glabrata chromosome 6, xgBioGlab47.1, whole genome shotgun sequence genomic DNA carries:
- the LOC129926845 gene encoding mucin-2-like, whose protein sequence is MDTPRLSHSQTLTLPDSQIPLLDQLVHTILDQAETGPSPKYHYPSTGPSPKYHYPFTGPSPKYYHTSTVLPYLHWSFSTTTTIPPLVLLPKYYHTSTGPSPQVLPYLHWSFSPSTTIPPLVLLPKYYHTSTGPSPQVLSYLHWSFSPSTTIPPLVLLPSTTIPPLVLLPKYYHTSTGPSPQVLPYLHWSFSPSTTIPPLVLLPNTTIPPLVLLPKYYHTSTGPSPQVLPYLHWSFSPSTTIPPLVLLPKYYHTSTGPSPQVLPYLHWSFSPSTTIPPLVLLPKYYHTSTGRQK, encoded by the exons tcttggatcaagctgaaacagGTCCTTCTCCCAAATACCACTATCCTTCCACTGGTCCATCTCCCAAATACCACTATCCTTTCACTGGTCCTTCTCCCAAATACTACCATACCTCCACTG TACTACCATACCTCCACTGGTCCTTCTCCACAACTACTACCATACCTCCACTGGTCCTTCTCCCCAAGTACTACCATACCTCCACTGGTCCTTCTCCCCAAGTACTACCATACCTCCACTGGTCCTTCTCCCCAAGTACTACCATACCTCCACTGGTCCTTCTCCCCAAGTACTACCATACCTCCACTGGTCCTTCTCCCCAAGTACTATCATACCTCCACTGGTCCTTCTCCCCAAGTACTACCATACCTCCACTGGTCCTTCTCCCAAGTACTACCATACCTCCACTGGTCCTTCTCCCCAAGTACTACCATACCTCCACTGGTCCTTCTCCCCAAGTACTACCATACCTCCACTGGTCCTTCTCCCCAAGTACTACCATACCTCCACTGGTCCTTCTCCCAAATACTACCATACCTCCACTGGTCCTTCTCCCCAAGTACTACCATACCTCCACTGGTCCTTCTCCCCAAGTACTACCATACCTCCACTGGTCCTTCTCCCCAAGTACTACCATACCTCCACTGGTCCTTCTCCCCAAGTACTACCATACCTCCACTGGTCCTTCTCCCCAAGTACTACCATACCTCCACTGGTCCTTCTCCCCAAGTACTACCATACCTCCACTGGTCCTTCTCCCCAAGTACTACCATACCTCCACTGGTCGACAAAAGTGA